One window from the genome of Asterias amurensis chromosome 12, ASM3211899v1 encodes:
- the LOC139945421 gene encoding uncharacterized protein, with the protein MAGCFFSLVFLLTLVIISVSNGTFDGLVKHTIESTPFWCVVVDFVLTGNVYKNETFPRQKICKRACHTDPKCISINFQLRGGQCEFSGANHANSSGGLSGKTGWIYIYNLRKSPGSDCLIWPSGVYGLPTPTSGCPTGVIWETGSRYQDTEDTGSNNYWYPSTGIHLLGPYERDDMTQNFCMKTRDHTDEAESDWPQGRYCVFKYGPSCPRMMSSGFIFWDDEDSNNQNEVQGIVPSGVYDQDTRIDYCCMTDGDVSQPISLPTQNPFYLFPYNSEQCQAVQGMNATQEYFRWDEEDIPTSEDKTGGSHPYHIIKQSIYGLADNSIVHYCHYEAI; encoded by the exons ATGGCGGGTTGCTTTTTCAGTCTCGTCTTTCTGTTAACTCTTGTGATAATATCAGTTTCAAATGGCACATTTGATGGGTTGGTAAAGCATACCATTGAGTCCACGCCGTTTTGGTGTGTCGTTGTTGATTTCGTCTTAACCGGAAATGTCTACAAGAACGAAACCTTTCCGAGACAGAAGATCTGCAAAAGGGCATGTCACACCGACCCGAAATGCATCTCTATAAATTTCCAACTGAGAGGAGGGCAGTGTGAGTTTAGCGGCGCTAACCACGCTAACAGCTCTGGTGGATTGAGCGGAAAGACTGGGTGGATCTACATTTACAATTTACGCAAG tcacctggaagtg ATTGTCTCATATGGCCCTCTGGTGTTTACGGTTTACCAACGCCTACAAGTGGTTGCCCAACTGGAGTCATCTGGGAAACTGGTTCCCGTTATCAAGACACGGAAGACACAGGATCGAATAACTACTGGTACCCATCCACTGGCATTCATCTCCTTGGACCGTATGAGAGAGACGACATGACACAGAACTTCTGCATGAAGACACGTGATCATACGGACGAGGCTGAGAGTGACTGGCCGCAGGGGAGATACTGTGTGTTCAAGTACGGACCAAGCTGTCCAAGAA TGATGTCGTCTGGTTTCATCTTTTGGGATGACGAAGACAGCAACAACCAAAACGAAGTGCAAGGCATCGTACCATCAGGAGTGTACGACCAGGATACCCGTATCGACTACTGCTGCATGACCGATGGTGACGTATCCCAGCCGATCAGCTTGCCTACTCAGAATCCTTTCTACCTGTTCCCGTATAACTCGGAGCAGTGCCAGGCCGTCCAAGGCATGAATGCGACTCAGGAGTATTTTCGTTGGGACGAGGAAGACATCCCAACATCTGAAGACAAAACTGGGGGATCCCATCCGTATCACATTATTAAACAAAGTATTTACGGTTTAGCAGACAACAGCATCGTACACTACTGTCATTACGAAG